One stretch of Limisphaerales bacterium DNA includes these proteins:
- a CDS encoding VCBS repeat-containing protein: protein MNAISLAKVLSLICLFMGAGMSSAALWKQHLIDNTSRGPDGVRLMDVNRDGRPDIATGWEEGGVVRAYFHPGKAKTKQPWPRLEVGRVSSPEDALFADLDGDGDADVVSCCEGRTRSVYFHWSPANDPQREVLPWRTEIVPATRNKQSWMFALPLQINGGGIDLVLGSKGAGASIGWLRSPKNPRDMKAWQFHRWYDAGWIMSLINYDIDGDGDLDVLASDRKGKTSGILWLENPGLKPMRADPIRRWAAHRIGVDGKEAMFISISKDKTIYAAARPNQIYVLRPGRDVRRPWQSEKIIYPSEKYGTSKAARAADLDGDGLPEIVVTCELAHGKKSGVFYLKLKEEQWIDHDIGGPKGVKYDRIEMLDLDGDGDLDLLTCEEREINAVVWYENPHR from the coding sequence ATGAATGCCATTTCTCTGGCGAAGGTGCTCTCGTTGATTTGCCTGTTTATGGGCGCCGGCATGTCTTCCGCAGCCCTCTGGAAACAGCACCTCATCGATAACACCTCACGCGGCCCCGATGGCGTTCGGCTTATGGATGTTAATCGGGACGGCCGGCCGGACATCGCCACCGGTTGGGAAGAAGGCGGGGTGGTGCGGGCGTATTTCCATCCCGGCAAGGCCAAAACAAAACAACCTTGGCCGCGCCTCGAGGTGGGCAGAGTAAGCTCGCCCGAAGATGCTTTGTTTGCTGATCTTGACGGCGACGGCGATGCCGATGTGGTTAGCTGCTGCGAAGGCCGCACGCGCTCGGTATATTTTCACTGGTCACCCGCGAACGATCCTCAGCGGGAGGTGCTGCCCTGGCGCACGGAGATCGTCCCCGCCACGCGGAACAAACAATCATGGATGTTTGCGCTGCCACTGCAAATCAATGGCGGCGGCATCGACCTCGTGCTCGGCTCCAAAGGTGCGGGGGCCTCCATCGGTTGGCTGCGTTCGCCAAAAAACCCGCGCGACATGAAGGCGTGGCAATTCCATCGCTGGTACGATGCCGGCTGGATTATGTCGTTGATCAACTATGACATCGACGGCGATGGCGACCTCGACGTGCTCGCTTCCGACCGCAAAGGCAAAACTTCCGGAATCTTGTGGCTAGAAAATCCCGGCCTCAAACCGATGCGGGCCGATCCCATTCGCCGTTGGGCCGCGCACCGCATCGGGGTTGATGGAAAGGAGGCCATGTTTATTTCCATCTCAAAGGACAAAACAATTTACGCCGCAGCACGCCCCAACCAAATCTATGTGCTTCGACCCGGACGGGATGTTCGGCGGCCGTGGCAATCCGAGAAAATTATTTATCCATCAGAAAAATATGGAACCTCCAAAGCGGCGCGTGCGGCGGATTTGGATGGCGATGGGCTTCCGGAAATTGTGGTCACCTGTGAACTGGCGCACGGTAAAAAAAGCGGAGTTTTTTACCTCAAACTAAAAGAAGAACAATGGATCGACCACGACATCGGCGGGCCGAAGGGGGTGAAGTACGACCGGATCGAAATGCTCGACCTCGACGGCGATGGTGACCTCGACCTGCTCACCTGCGAGGAACGTGAAATCAACGCAGTGGTGTGGTATGAAAACCCGCATCGCTAA
- a CDS encoding tyrosine recombinase, with protein sequence MHAAIEDFLQHVRHEKGQAESTQKTYAALLNRFCNWAAGQGIADWESVTRKHLTQFLQHERRRKPEGNTPTQDEQLSPDSIYLQISALRAFYKFAAEEQIVLLNIAENLTLPRRWKRLPKALSDLEIEKLLTPPTETTPTDLCTTAILELAYASGLRLAELRGLRLEQLHLKEGFVTVIGKGNKERVVPMGEHAVTALTHYLESGRPKLLSPRSPANVFLTQRGTAFAQSTMWARIKARTARAGIKRNVTPHMLRHSFATHLLERGADLRVIQELLGHASISTTEIYTHVAGERLRDVHDQFHPRA encoded by the coding sequence ATGCACGCCGCCATTGAAGATTTTTTGCAGCATGTCCGACACGAAAAAGGGCAGGCGGAATCAACGCAGAAAACCTACGCCGCGCTGTTAAACCGCTTCTGCAACTGGGCCGCGGGGCAGGGCATTGCCGATTGGGAATCAGTCACCCGCAAGCATCTCACGCAATTTCTCCAGCACGAACGCCGCCGCAAACCCGAAGGCAATACCCCAACGCAGGACGAACAACTCAGTCCCGATTCCATTTACCTCCAAATCTCCGCGCTGCGGGCGTTTTATAAATTCGCCGCTGAAGAACAAATTGTTTTATTGAACATCGCGGAAAACCTCACCTTGCCGCGCCGTTGGAAGCGCTTGCCCAAAGCGCTGTCGGATCTCGAAATCGAAAAACTCCTCACCCCACCAACCGAAACCACGCCCACCGATCTCTGCACCACCGCCATCCTCGAGCTCGCCTACGCTTCGGGCTTGCGTCTAGCCGAACTGCGCGGGCTGCGGCTCGAACAATTGCACCTCAAGGAAGGCTTCGTCACTGTCATCGGCAAAGGCAACAAGGAACGCGTCGTGCCAATGGGCGAGCACGCCGTCACCGCCCTCACGCACTATCTCGAGAGCGGCCGACCAAAACTGCTTTCGCCACGCTCGCCTGCCAATGTATTTCTCACCCAACGTGGCACTGCGTTTGCGCAATCCACGATGTGGGCCCGCATCAAAGCGCGCACCGCGCGCGCGGGCATCAAACGCAACGTCACCCCGCATATGCTGCGCCACAGTTTTGCCACACATTTGCTCGAACGCGGCGCGGACTTGCGCGTCATTCAAGAACTCCTCGGCCACGCCAGCATCAGCACCACGGAAATCTACACGCACGTCGCCGGTGAACGCCTGCGCGATGTGCACGATCAGTTTCATCCACGGGCATAA
- a CDS encoding phosphoribosylaminoimidazolesuccinocarboxamide synthase, producing the protein MPNDALLELNIPELTKIKSGKVREIFDMGEHLLFVASDRVSAFDVVLPNGIPRKGEVLTQISHFWFDKYADLVPNHRVADGLPENLAHLTPRSMVVKKAEPLNIECIVRGYITGSGWKEYKKKGTVCDIPLPDDLLESAELEQPLFTPSTKADQGHDENISFEQAVEIEGRETAEKVRDLSLQIYTEARNYARERGIIIADTKFEFGRIDGELVLIDEVLTPDSSRFWPLDEYEPGRGQHAFDKQYVRDHLETLDWDKTPPGPELPEDLIQRSQARYFEAYQRLTGTEL; encoded by the coding sequence ATGCCCAATGACGCATTGCTAGAGCTGAACATTCCTGAACTGACCAAAATCAAAAGCGGCAAAGTCCGTGAAATTTTTGATATGGGAGAACACCTCCTCTTCGTCGCCTCCGATCGCGTGAGCGCATTTGACGTCGTGCTGCCTAATGGCATCCCGCGCAAAGGCGAAGTGCTTACGCAGATTTCTCATTTCTGGTTCGATAAATATGCCGACCTCGTTCCCAACCACCGCGTGGCCGATGGCTTGCCCGAAAATCTCGCCCACCTCACCCCGCGCAGTATGGTTGTTAAAAAAGCCGAGCCGCTCAACATTGAATGCATCGTCCGCGGCTACATCACCGGCAGCGGCTGGAAGGAATACAAGAAGAAAGGCACCGTGTGCGACATCCCTTTGCCCGATGATTTGCTGGAATCCGCCGAGCTTGAGCAGCCGCTTTTCACCCCCAGCACCAAAGCCGACCAAGGCCACGACGAAAATATTTCCTTCGAACAAGCCGTGGAAATTGAAGGCCGCGAAACCGCCGAAAAAGTCCGTGACCTCTCGCTGCAAATTTACACCGAAGCCCGCAACTACGCCCGCGAACGCGGCATCATCATTGCCGATACCAAATTCGAATTTGGCCGCATCGACGGCGAACTCGTGCTCATCGACGAAGTGCTCACCCCCGACAGCTCACGATTCTGGCCACTGGACGAATACGAACCCGGCCGCGGCCAACACGCCTTCGACAAACAATACGTCCGCGACCACCTCGAAACCCTCGACTGGGACAAGACTCCTCCGGGTCCCGAGTTGCCCGAAGATCTCATCCAACGCTCCCAAGCCCGCTATTTCGAAGCCTACCAACGCCTCACCGGAACGGAGTTGTAA
- a CDS encoding SDR family NAD(P)-dependent oxidoreductase, giving the protein MNILVTGGVGFIGSHVCERLLDVGHTVCALDDLNDFYDPALKQNTLRELQARAQSFVFVHADITNRAEVDDVFGSMTFDQIIHLAARAGVRPSLEQPALYQRVNVEGTTNILEAARERGIKKITIASSSSVYGVNSKVPFGEDDPIFNAISPYAASKLACESLGHVYHHVYGMDVCLLRFFTVYGPRQRPDLAIHKFAKLMHAGQPITMFGDGTASRDYTYVDDTVDGVIAATEREFGCEIINLGESQTVKLSRLIELLETALGTKAEINREPAQPGDVPITFANIEKAQRLLGYHPQTKIEDGIPRFIEWFRQQTA; this is encoded by the coding sequence GTGAATATTTTGGTTACCGGCGGGGTGGGGTTCATCGGCTCGCACGTGTGCGAACGGCTGCTCGACGTCGGCCACACGGTGTGCGCGCTGGATGACCTCAACGATTTTTACGATCCCGCCCTCAAGCAAAACACCCTGCGCGAACTGCAGGCGCGGGCGCAGTCCTTCGTGTTTGTGCACGCGGACATCACGAATCGTGCTGAGGTCGATGATGTATTTGGCAGTATGACCTTTGACCAAATCATCCACCTCGCCGCCCGCGCCGGTGTGCGTCCCAGCCTTGAGCAACCGGCGCTGTACCAACGCGTTAACGTCGAAGGCACCACGAACATCCTCGAAGCTGCCCGCGAGCGGGGTATCAAAAAAATCACCATCGCCTCGTCGTCCAGTGTGTACGGCGTGAATTCCAAAGTGCCCTTCGGCGAGGACGATCCCATCTTCAATGCTATTTCGCCTTATGCCGCCAGCAAGCTTGCGTGCGAATCGCTGGGGCACGTTTACCATCACGTGTATGGAATGGACGTTTGCCTGTTGCGATTTTTCACCGTGTACGGTCCACGCCAACGCCCCGATCTCGCCATCCATAAATTCGCAAAACTCATGCACGCCGGTCAGCCCATCACAATGTTTGGCGACGGCACAGCGTCGCGCGATTACACGTACGTGGATGACACCGTCGACGGCGTCATTGCCGCCACCGAGCGAGAGTTCGGCTGCGAAATCATCAATCTCGGTGAATCTCAAACCGTCAAACTCAGCCGCCTCATTGAGTTGCTCGAAACCGCCCTTGGGACAAAAGCAGAAATCAATCGCGAACCCGCACAGCCCGGCGACGTCCCCATTACCTTTGCCAACATCGAAAAAGCCCAGCGCCTCCTTGGCTATCATCCGCAAACAAAAATCGAAGATGGTATCCCGCGCTTCATCGAGTGGTTCCGCCAGCAAACCGCCTGA
- a CDS encoding FkbM family methyltransferase, with protein MLAEFVYCYLLRPWPLRPLANWAIRQLLPAQVNFGEAVVVLNPDDPVVSGALHFGVYEKAETAFFQIACREGMTFLDVGANIGYYTALAARAVGPNGKIIALEPDPDSFKYLEQTIAANVAENVQAFPVAASDAPAKLPLYISADNRGDNRLYAPGESRPKIEVEAVAPDALLAENKIDTVDLIKIDVQGYEPKVIDGLRDTITRSPKLTLLTEFWPKGIRDAGGDPTEFLNTLRDLNLTLHELNANGELTELTDDADLIARHPGRRYTNLVGRKQN; from the coding sequence ATGCTCGCTGAGTTTGTTTACTGTTATTTGCTGCGCCCGTGGCCGTTGCGGCCACTGGCGAATTGGGCCATTCGGCAGCTGTTGCCCGCGCAGGTTAATTTTGGCGAAGCGGTTGTGGTGCTCAATCCTGATGACCCCGTTGTTTCCGGCGCATTGCACTTTGGCGTTTACGAAAAAGCGGAGACGGCTTTTTTCCAAATCGCTTGTCGTGAAGGAATGACCTTTCTCGATGTGGGCGCGAACATCGGCTACTACACCGCGCTGGCCGCACGCGCCGTGGGACCCAACGGAAAAATCATCGCGCTCGAACCCGATCCCGACAGTTTCAAGTACCTCGAGCAAACCATCGCCGCCAATGTTGCGGAAAACGTGCAGGCATTCCCTGTTGCCGCCTCCGATGCACCAGCCAAACTGCCCCTTTACATTTCGGCTGACAACCGCGGCGACAATCGCCTTTACGCGCCGGGTGAATCCCGCCCGAAAATTGAGGTGGAGGCCGTGGCGCCCGATGCGTTACTTGCCGAAAACAAAATCGATACCGTCGATCTCATCAAAATCGATGTCCAAGGGTACGAACCCAAAGTCATCGATGGCCTGCGCGACACCATCACGCGCTCGCCCAAGCTCACCTTGCTCACCGAGTTTTGGCCCAAGGGCATTCGCGATGCGGGCGGTGATCCCACTGAATTTCTCAACACGCTTCGCGACCTCAACCTCACGCTGCACGAGTTGAACGCGAATGGCGAACTCACCGAACTCACGGATGATGCCGATCTCATCGCCCGCCACCCAGGCCGCCGCTATACCAATCTTGTCGGACGCAAACAAAACTGA
- a CDS encoding glycosyltransferase family 2 protein, with protein sequence MADAQDQPGVLLLIPAYNEEERIGPVLRDYAEYFRENYAGEFRAVVVLNGCRDDTLGVVKKIAEEFPEIAPLNFDEPIGKGGALIEGFKRAAEANAVLTGYVDADGATPASAFHELATRCAAGEADCVIGSRWMPGSVLHQSQSPLRRVFSRGFHTIVSALFWMGIRDTQCPAKVMRREALEDILESLRIADLAFDVNLLFSLRRAGHTVKEVPIEWTDQLGSKVTANLWRLSLVMFLSVVRLRLVHSPFYNWLRPLRPLETWLYLKLNAPPPRSADKPTK encoded by the coding sequence GCGCATCGGGCCGGTGCTGCGCGATTACGCGGAGTACTTTCGCGAAAACTACGCGGGCGAGTTTCGCGCGGTGGTAGTGCTCAACGGTTGCCGCGATGACACCCTGGGGGTGGTCAAAAAAATCGCCGAGGAGTTTCCGGAAATTGCGCCATTGAATTTTGACGAACCCATCGGCAAAGGCGGCGCGCTCATCGAAGGCTTCAAACGCGCCGCCGAGGCCAACGCGGTGTTGACCGGCTACGTGGATGCCGATGGCGCCACGCCGGCCAGTGCATTCCACGAATTGGCCACGCGCTGCGCGGCGGGTGAAGCCGATTGCGTGATCGGCTCGCGGTGGATGCCCGGATCGGTGCTGCACCAAAGCCAATCGCCGTTGCGGCGGGTGTTCAGTCGCGGCTTTCACACGATTGTGTCGGCACTGTTTTGGATGGGCATCCGCGACACACAATGTCCCGCCAAGGTGATGCGGCGCGAGGCATTGGAGGATATTCTTGAATCGCTGCGCATCGCCGATCTCGCGTTTGATGTGAACCTGCTCTTTTCACTGCGCCGCGCGGGGCACACGGTGAAGGAAGTGCCCATTGAATGGACGGATCAGCTCGGCTCGAAGGTCACCGCCAATTTGTGGCGGCTGTCGCTGGTGATGTTTTTATCCGTCGTGCGGCTGCGGCTGGTGCACTCGCCCTTTTATAATTGGCTGCGCCCATTGCGGCCATTGGAAACATGGCTGTACCTCAAGCTCAACGCGCCTCCGCCTCGGTCTGCCGATAAGCCGACCAAGTGA